Proteins from a genomic interval of Candidatus Acidulodesulfobacterium acidiphilum:
- a CDS encoding rRNA pseudouridine synthase, with the protein MTKEKKINKTSKYSAIPKSANNNPQKSKPVKSVKSVKSVKSALPASDTGSGTGSAIIRLNKFIAMHTGVSRRNADEIIEEGRVVINGKKINKLAVSVKPGDEVSVDGKKIKFKEEPKIYIMLNKPQGYITAVKSEEGFKTVMELVKKETLKYKHIFPAGRLDFMSEGMLILTNDGDFSYKLTHPKFDVLKTYIVEVKGELTSDLFNRIKKGVRLEEAGLLKPDDVKIVRKNPNKFILSVDLTHGKNREIRRLMEFFNLKILMLKRVRIGGLYIGDLPSGEYRILNKKTAELAISNADSD; encoded by the coding sequence TTGACAAAAGAAAAAAAAATAAACAAGACTTCCAAGTATTCCGCGATTCCTAAATCTGCTAATAATAATCCGCAAAAATCAAAGCCTGTAAAGTCTGTAAAATCTGTAAAGTCTGTAAAATCGGCGTTGCCTGCGTCAGACACGGGAAGCGGCACAGGAAGCGCAATAATAAGATTAAATAAATTTATAGCTATGCATACCGGCGTTTCAAGGAGAAATGCAGACGAAATTATAGAAGAGGGAAGGGTCGTAATAAACGGAAAAAAAATAAATAAACTTGCCGTTTCGGTTAAACCCGGCGACGAAGTTTCCGTCGACGGTAAAAAAATTAAATTCAAAGAAGAACCTAAAATTTATATCATGCTTAACAAACCCCAAGGATATATTACCGCGGTAAAATCCGAAGAAGGTTTTAAGACAGTCATGGAATTGGTGAAAAAAGAAACCTTGAAATACAAGCATATATTTCCTGCGGGCAGACTCGATTTTATGAGTGAGGGCATGCTGATACTTACCAACGACGGCGATTTTTCGTATAAATTAACGCATCCAAAATTCGACGTATTAAAAACCTATATAGTAGAAGTTAAAGGAGAACTGACCTCAGACCTTTTCAACAGGATAAAAAAAGGCGTCAGACTTGAAGAAGCAGGTCTTTTAAAACCTGACGACGTAAAAATAGTCAGAAAAAATCCAAATAAATTTATACTGTCGGTCGATTTAACCCACGGAAAAAACCGTGAAATAAGACGACTTATGGAGTTTTTTAATCTTAAGATTTTAATGCTTAAAAGAGTAAGAATAGGCGGACTATATATAGGCGACCTGCCTTCCGGCGAATACCGCATATTGAACAAAAAAACAGCGGAATTGGCTATTTCTAACGCAGACTCGGATTAA
- a CDS encoding site-2 protease family protein gives MNNTIQLIVIAIIPVLFAIILHEVSHGYVAHIFGDDTAKNAGRLTLNPIKHIDPFGTILLPLLLILVGSPFLFGYAKPVPVNFNGLKNPKRDTGFVAAAGPVTNFILAFICFVFLKIILFEFPVMNLYLAYFISHLHFQAVHGSSVFKFFVYPVTFMLFIGIMINVILGTFNLIPIPPLDGGRIAVSLLPEPFSGYLNKLEPFGIFLILILLLIDPGNFLVVSFNFIVNDIVLKNLYF, from the coding sequence ATGAATAATACGATTCAGCTTATAGTAATTGCAATAATTCCGGTTTTATTCGCCATTATACTTCACGAGGTTTCACACGGCTACGTGGCCCATATTTTCGGCGATGATACCGCAAAAAACGCAGGCAGGCTGACGCTTAATCCTATTAAACATATCGACCCTTTTGGAACTATACTCCTCCCTTTATTATTAATTTTGGTAGGTTCTCCGTTTTTATTCGGCTATGCAAAGCCTGTTCCGGTAAATTTTAACGGGCTAAAAAATCCGAAAAGAGATACCGGATTCGTTGCGGCGGCAGGACCGGTCACTAATTTTATTCTGGCTTTTATATGTTTTGTTTTTTTAAAGATTATACTTTTTGAATTTCCGGTTATGAATTTATATCTTGCATATTTTATAAGCCATCTTCACTTTCAGGCAGTGCACGGCTCCTCTGTTTTTAAATTTTTCGTTTATCCGGTAACTTTTATGCTTTTTATCGGCATAATGATAAATGTAATACTTGGAACGTTTAATTTGATACCTATTCCTCCTTTGGACGGCGGCAGGATAGCCGTCAGTCTTTTACCAGAGCCTTTTTCTGGTTATTTAAACAAATTAGAACCTTTCGGCATATTTTTAATTTTAATACTGCTTTTAATCGATCCCGGCAATTTTTTAGTGGTTTCTTTTAACTTTATAGTAAACGATATAGTTTTAAAAAATCTTTATTTTTAA
- a CDS encoding thiazole synthase, whose translation MKKKDDILKIGKYEFDSRLLIGTGKYPDFQTMKEAADISGAEIITVAVRRINFNAKENLLSYIDLDKYILLPNTAGCYTAEDAVNTLLLARELDVFRTDLVKLEVIGDQKTLYPDNEELLKAAKILVKEGFTVMPYMMDDPVLAKKLEDIGCPVVMPLASPIGSGLGIKNPYNIKIIKETVSVPVIVDAGVGTASDACKTMELGVDGILINTAIAGAADPVNMADAMKKAVEAGRQAYLSGRIPMKLYAQASTQMEGIVF comes from the coding sequence ATGAAAAAAAAAGACGATATTTTAAAAATAGGAAAATACGAATTTGACTCGAGACTGCTTATCGGAACAGGAAAATATCCCGACTTTCAAACAATGAAAGAGGCGGCGGATATTTCCGGAGCAGAAATAATAACCGTCGCCGTAAGAAGAATCAACTTTAACGCCAAAGAAAATTTATTGTCTTATATTGACCTTGATAAGTATATTCTTTTACCGAATACCGCAGGATGCTACACGGCAGAAGACGCGGTAAACACTTTGTTGCTTGCGAGAGAATTAGACGTTTTTAGAACAGACCTCGTAAAATTGGAAGTGATAGGCGATCAAAAAACCCTTTATCCCGACAATGAAGAACTGTTAAAGGCGGCAAAAATTTTAGTTAAAGAAGGATTTACGGTTATGCCTTATATGATGGACGATCCTGTCCTTGCAAAAAAACTTGAAGACATTGGATGTCCTGTAGTTATGCCGCTTGCTTCTCCTATAGGTTCAGGTTTAGGCATAAAAAATCCGTATAACATAAAAATAATTAAAGAAACGGTCTCTGTTCCCGTAATAGTCGATGCTGGAGTAGGAACGGCATCCGATGCTTGCAAAACCATGGAGCTCGGCGTTGACGGAATTCTCATTAACACGGCGATAGCCGGAGCTGCAGATCCCGTTAATATGGCAGACGCTATGAAAAAAGCTGTAGAAGCAGGCAGACAGGCGTACCTATCGGGACGAATCCCCATGAAACTTTATGCTCAGGCTTCAACCCAAATGGAGGGAATAGTATTTTGA
- a CDS encoding TdeIII family type II restriction endonuclease: MESNDRIALIKNIIKESLKKKFKTYKPETKQMPFHYLLLGKDRMALFSFIHSLNTTFGISIYEPVAKTLANLNPNFRFAEKQYTVGDFISEKAQNEIQSIINGLASEIESVPNKAREIERIRAVCKDGKMNKLKTVKVDLFINDKEGKIHLFDLKTVKPNISSFKDFKHTLLEWAAIYLAENPDADINSYIAIPYNPYEPKPYERWTLKGMLDLDCELKVGKEFWDFLGGDGTYEELLNCFEIAGIELRPEIDEYFARFK, translated from the coding sequence TTGGAATCTAATGATAGAATCGCTTTAATAAAAAATATTATAAAAGAAAGTTTAAAAAAGAAGTTTAAAACGTATAAGCCGGAAACTAAACAAATGCCGTTTCATTATTTATTGCTTGGCAAAGACAGAATGGCATTATTTTCTTTTATTCATTCTTTAAATACGACTTTCGGAATATCTATTTATGAACCGGTCGCCAAAACCCTTGCTAATCTTAATCCAAATTTTAGATTTGCCGAAAAACAATATACGGTTGGAGACTTTATAAGCGAAAAAGCCCAAAATGAAATTCAATCTATAATCAACGGTCTTGCTTCGGAAATAGAAAGCGTTCCGAATAAAGCACGAGAAATAGAAAGAATAAGAGCGGTTTGCAAAGACGGGAAAATGAATAAATTAAAGACGGTTAAAGTAGATTTATTTATTAATGATAAAGAAGGTAAAATACATTTATTCGATTTAAAAACAGTCAAACCGAACATAAGCAGTTTTAAAGATTTTAAACATACTTTGCTTGAATGGGCAGCAATTTATCTTGCTGAAAATCCAGACGCCGATATAAACTCGTATATAGCAATACCATATAATCCATACGAACCCAAACCTTACGAAAGATGGACGCTAAAGGGTATGTTGGATTTAGATTGCGAACTAAAGGTAGGGAAAGAATTTTGGGATTTTCTTGGCGGCGACGGTACTTACGAAGAACTGCTTAATTGTTTTGAAATTGCCGGAATCGAATTAAGGCCTGAGATAGACGAATATTTTGCGAGATTTAAATAA
- the cofH gene encoding 7,8-didemethyl-8-hydroxy-5-deazariboflavin synthase subunit CofH — MLNLSNNKNSKTHKIEPDYILQKALSGKRLDSDDLLILLEEQEEKAIEEIIFTADTLNKKINSDKVSYVVNRNINFTNICGLNCKFCGYKRTKNSKDAFLLDYDKIIEKISEGVKSISINEICVTGGINPELKLNPDYYFDLIKTVRNNFPKLHIHAFSPQEIYELSETTGMTYARVIEKLVDCGVNSMPGTAAEILAEETRKKICPQKINTAEWMKIIKTAHLLGVKTSATVLFGHIESSGDLAYHLSIIRRLQDETGGFTEFIALPFISPKTSLGKSINGKKIIGEKRVFKFYAILRLFLDNFKNIQTSWPKIGVSAALKSLDCGINDFGGTLMEENITKSAGGKFGEFLEEKEIINLIKHAGKTPVRRDTVYNYIYEKNNNKIL; from the coding sequence ATGCTTAATTTGTCGAATAATAAAAATAGTAAAACACATAAAATCGAACCGGATTATATTTTGCAAAAAGCTTTATCCGGCAAAAGACTTGATAGCGATGATTTGCTTATACTGCTTGAAGAGCAGGAAGAGAAAGCTATTGAGGAAATTATTTTTACGGCAGATACGCTAAATAAAAAAATTAATTCCGATAAAGTTTCTTACGTCGTTAACAGAAATATTAATTTTACTAATATTTGCGGTTTAAATTGCAAATTTTGCGGATACAAAAGAACAAAAAATTCTAAAGACGCTTTTTTATTAGATTACGATAAGATAATCGAGAAAATTTCGGAGGGCGTAAAAAGCATCAGTATTAACGAAATATGCGTAACAGGCGGAATAAATCCGGAATTGAAATTAAATCCGGATTATTATTTTGATTTAATTAAAACGGTAAGAAATAATTTTCCGAAACTTCATATACATGCTTTTTCGCCTCAGGAAATTTACGAACTTTCCGAAACAACGGGTATGACGTATGCGCGGGTTATCGAAAAATTAGTTGATTGCGGCGTTAATTCCATGCCCGGAACTGCCGCTGAAATTTTAGCCGAAGAAACAAGAAAAAAGATATGCCCGCAAAAGATAAATACGGCAGAGTGGATGAAAATAATAAAAACGGCGCATTTACTCGGCGTTAAAACGTCTGCTACGGTGCTTTTCGGACATATAGAATCAAGCGGAGATTTGGCTTATCATTTAAGTATTATAAGACGTTTGCAGGATGAAACCGGCGGATTTACGGAATTTATAGCTCTGCCGTTTATTTCTCCCAAAACGTCTTTAGGAAAGTCGATAAACGGAAAGAAAATAATCGGCGAAAAAAGAGTGTTTAAATTTTATGCAATTTTAAGGCTTTTCTTGGACAATTTTAAAAATATTCAGACAAGCTGGCCTAAAATAGGCGTGTCCGCGGCTTTAAAATCTCTTGATTGCGGCATTAACGATTTCGGCGGGACTTTAATGGAAGAAAACATAACTAAAAGCGCCGGAGGTAAATTCGGTGAATTTTTAGAGGAAAAAGAAATAATAAATTTAATAAAACATGCCGGCAAAACTCCGGTCAGAAGGGATACCGTATATAATTATATATACGAAAAAAATAATAATAAAATTTTATGA
- a CDS encoding DUF4852 domain-containing protein codes for MIADKIIKNGIFIFKTSFLFILVLSAILFLNFNPASVRKSFADGNGNTDCNGVYATNPIIYALYLKAKGQAISKNDVVTYIKIVNPAKYKHDRNNVFLWNKLYSEDKTRLNKLMSYVDSVKYFKNYVKASLSGYIMNKGGFYLTYRNKKKVIMNGMRTDRNIDFVKIEHGNIYHFSKRLTIVFKNAGKFNFLSIPAKRAEKFINKRTGTFGHIKKSVFLSYNFIPLTAKHDVLTVKVFCVKVYNNKSKSFLVGIIK; via the coding sequence ATGATTGCAGATAAAATTATTAAAAACGGTATATTTATTTTTAAGACCTCATTTTTATTTATTTTAGTGTTATCGGCAATTTTATTTCTTAATTTTAATCCGGCGTCGGTCAGAAAGTCGTTTGCCGACGGAAACGGCAATACGGACTGTAATGGAGTATATGCTACAAATCCTATAATTTATGCGCTTTATTTAAAGGCGAAAGGACAGGCTATAAGTAAAAACGACGTGGTTACCTATATAAAAATAGTTAATCCGGCAAAATATAAGCATGACAGGAATAACGTGTTTTTATGGAATAAGCTATATTCTGAAGATAAGACAAGGCTGAATAAACTTATGAGCTACGTCGATTCAGTAAAATATTTTAAAAATTACGTAAAAGCGTCGCTTAGCGGCTATATAATGAATAAAGGCGGTTTCTATTTAACGTACCGCAATAAAAAGAAAGTTATAATGAATGGCATGAGAACGGACAGAAATATCGATTTCGTAAAGATAGAACACGGAAATATATATCATTTTTCAAAGCGTTTAACGATAGTTTTTAAAAATGCGGGAAAGTTTAATTTTTTAAGTATTCCGGCAAAAAGAGCGGAAAAGTTTATCAATAAAAGAACCGGAACATTCGGTCATATTAAAAAATCCGTTTTTCTATCCTATAATTTTATTCCTTTAACGGCAAAACACGACGTTTTAACGGTAAAAGTTTTTTGCGTTAAGGTTTACAACAATAAAAGCAAAAGTTTTTTGGTTGGAATTATAAAGTAA
- a CDS encoding TIGR03960 family B12-binding radical SAM protein, whose amino-acid sequence MKKNHKLYSKLNGDVLPFVQKPVRYLGLETGTTIKDIKNIPLKFALAFPDFYELGMSHIGMGIIYDILNSVDYIACERVYLPYPDMNAKLKEHNIPLFSLESFEEIKNFDIAGFSLQYELSYTNILLMLELSGIPLFSKDRTGTDSPFVGAGGPCAFNPLPLNDFMDFFIIGDGEIATALVCDAVLEAKNDLKSGVVDISDYRNYVKRKLAEIRGVYVPGISKSVKKSLLNDIDLNYNFDFKTNKYVYINKHIVPLIETVHNRLAVEIARGCSSGCRFCQAGYIYRPVRERKKDTVVNAVKHGLHTTGLEEISLSSLSTGDYSEIEPLLSELAELTTEERISMSFPSMRIGSLSENILKKTAAVKKTNFTLAPEAGTQRLRNIINKNISETDLLNEAAGLSQKGYKSLKLYFMIGLPFERIADLDGIASLIVKIKKAAKGLNVTVNVNNFVPKPHTPFQWFPMEKEEALSFKINYLKKILKPLNVNFKYQDPRVSFVEALISRGDEFTSKIIYKAYKSGAVYDSESRLFNFDAWIKAIETENRNQNENKFSHGNDYQSYQGYFKYLYEEKNINDSLPWDFIDILVDKKFLKEEYKKSYMQNAKSIYYFNSEIDGEYLSTQNCRKICCLCGVCDFKTVSPVYSSKAANVKMHKNNIKNNENEKDKNSGVNDNYDSSINKDVFFNKTGINSVELYNFNGNNDIKVKTVPFSEITFTYSKRGIAKYLGHLETVKILLKAFRIIKIPLLYKESEYTLRPKLSFSNPIPFMSESDELYIKGRIPKIHAASMNLTDLKDKINGLLPEGLKIININL is encoded by the coding sequence ATGAAAAAAAACCATAAACTTTATAGCAAACTGAACGGCGACGTTCTGCCTTTCGTCCAGAAACCGGTTAGATATCTGGGTTTGGAAACAGGAACTACCATAAAAGATATCAAAAATATTCCTTTAAAATTTGCTTTGGCTTTCCCCGATTTTTACGAACTCGGCATGAGCCATATAGGAATGGGAATAATATACGATATTTTAAACTCCGTCGATTATATTGCCTGCGAAAGGGTTTACCTGCCTTATCCGGATATGAACGCAAAACTTAAAGAGCATAATATTCCTTTATTTTCTTTAGAATCTTTCGAAGAAATTAAAAATTTCGACATAGCAGGTTTTTCGCTTCAGTATGAACTATCCTATACGAATATATTATTAATGCTTGAACTTTCGGGTATTCCCTTATTTTCTAAAGACCGAACCGGAACGGACTCTCCTTTCGTTGGAGCGGGCGGACCTTGCGCTTTTAACCCTCTGCCGTTAAATGACTTTATGGATTTTTTCATAATAGGAGACGGCGAAATTGCTACCGCCCTGGTATGCGATGCGGTATTGGAAGCAAAAAACGACCTAAAATCAGGCGTTGTCGATATATCGGATTACAGAAATTACGTTAAAAGAAAACTTGCCGAAATACGGGGCGTTTATGTGCCTGGAATTTCAAAAAGCGTAAAAAAATCATTACTTAACGATATAGATTTAAATTATAACTTTGATTTTAAAACCAACAAGTATGTTTATATTAACAAGCATATCGTACCGCTTATAGAAACCGTCCACAACAGGCTTGCCGTCGAGATAGCGAGGGGCTGTTCTTCCGGATGCAGGTTCTGCCAGGCCGGTTATATTTACAGGCCGGTAAGGGAAAGGAAAAAAGATACCGTAGTAAATGCCGTAAAACACGGGTTGCATACGACCGGTTTAGAGGAAATATCGCTGTCTTCGCTTTCTACCGGAGATTATTCCGAAATAGAACCGCTTCTTTCCGAGTTAGCGGAATTAACTACCGAAGAGAGGATATCGATGTCGTTTCCGTCTATGAGAATCGGCTCATTAAGCGAAAATATACTTAAAAAAACCGCCGCAGTAAAAAAAACAAATTTTACGCTGGCTCCGGAAGCCGGAACCCAGAGACTAAGAAATATCATAAATAAAAATATATCCGAAACTGATCTGCTTAATGAAGCAGCAGGGCTTTCTCAAAAAGGATATAAGTCTTTAAAACTTTATTTTATGATAGGTCTTCCTTTTGAAAGAATCGCCGACTTGGACGGAATAGCCTCTTTAATAGTAAAAATAAAAAAAGCGGCAAAAGGACTTAACGTTACCGTGAACGTCAATAACTTCGTTCCAAAACCGCATACTCCTTTTCAGTGGTTTCCTATGGAAAAAGAAGAAGCGCTTAGCTTTAAAATAAATTATTTAAAAAAGATATTAAAACCGCTGAACGTAAATTTTAAATATCAGGATCCCAGGGTGAGTTTTGTAGAAGCGCTGATATCGAGAGGGGATGAATTTACGTCTAAAATTATCTATAAGGCGTACAAATCGGGAGCCGTTTACGACAGCGAGTCGAGGCTTTTCAACTTTGATGCATGGATAAAAGCGATAGAAACCGAAAACCGGAATCAAAACGAAAACAAGTTTAGCCATGGAAACGATTATCAATCTTATCAGGGTTATTTTAAATATCTATATGAAGAAAAAAATATAAACGACTCGCTGCCGTGGGATTTTATCGATATTCTGGTCGATAAAAAATTTTTGAAAGAAGAATATAAAAAATCTTACATGCAAAATGCTAAATCTATTTATTATTTTAATTCCGAAATAGACGGAGAATACCTTTCTACCCAAAACTGCAGAAAAATATGCTGCTTATGCGGAGTATGCGATTTTAAAACCGTAAGTCCGGTTTATTCATCAAAAGCCGCAAATGTAAAAATGCATAAAAATAATATTAAAAATAATGAAAATGAAAAAGATAAAAATAGTGGCGTAAATGATAATTATGACAGCAGTATAAATAAAGACGTCTTTTTTAATAAAACCGGCATAAACAGCGTAGAACTCTATAATTTTAACGGCAATAATGATATTAAAGTTAAAACCGTTCCGTTTTCAGAAATAACTTTTACATATTCAAAAAGAGGAATAGCAAAATATCTCGGACATTTGGAAACCGTTAAAATACTGCTTAAAGCTTTCAGGATAATAAAAATTCCGCTGTTATATAAAGAATCCGAATATACTTTGAGACCGAAACTAAGTTTTTCCAACCCGATACCTTTTATGTCGGAAAGCGACGAGCTGTACATTAAGGGGAGAATTCCAAAAATTCATGCCGCATCTATGAATTTGACCGATTTAAAAGATAAAATAAATGGTTTGCTGCCTGAAGGATTAAAAATTATAAATATAAATTTATAA
- a CDS encoding lytic transglycosylase domain-containing protein gives MNNLAKIILIFRLWYLSIMLSIFLLNTRLIKKFSAPFFIFSVLLLCIFLANFIICLSPVYAAGLNQKRLAETIVYASKKYGIPLPFFIAVMKAESGFNVMALSPKGAVGLMQVMPKTGEEMDINVENPELNIIAGAKYLHYCLKRFGFKPITALACYNAGPDSVRTVYIKNRRKFIIPPYRQTEIYIMRVYRYYIYYRKILR, from the coding sequence ATGAATAATTTGGCTAAAATAATTTTAATTTTCAGACTTTGGTATCTATCGATAATGTTATCAATTTTTTTATTAAATACAAGATTAATTAAAAAGTTTTCGGCTCCGTTTTTTATTTTCTCCGTTTTGCTGCTTTGCATCTTTTTAGCAAATTTTATAATATGTTTAAGTCCTGTATATGCCGCCGGTTTAAATCAAAAAAGATTGGCCGAAACCATAGTCTACGCTTCAAAAAAATACGGCATACCGCTTCCTTTTTTTATTGCGGTTATGAAAGCCGAAAGCGGCTTTAACGTTATGGCTTTAAGTCCTAAAGGCGCGGTCGGGCTTATGCAGGTTATGCCCAAGACAGGCGAAGAAATGGATATTAACGTCGAAAATCCTGAATTAAACATTATTGCCGGCGCAAAGTATCTTCATTACTGCCTTAAACGTTTCGGCTTTAAACCTATTACTGCTTTAGCCTGTTATAACGCAGGTCCAGATTCTGTCCGCACGGTATATATCAAAAACCGCCGCAAATTTATAATTCCGCCGTACCGGCAGACTGAGATTTATATTATGCGGGTTTATAGGTATTATATTTATTACAGAAAAATATTGAGGTAA
- a CDS encoding site-specific DNA-methyltransferase translates to MTDNVNTLLNENNITAPEKRFLNLSETSNFASAYLNKPVSVSNISYLLQYGRIKKYGDKRNILVDVLELIKYYDSLNNFEYKLTTKNPLNLQNITKDEYIINRSEINENIVKNIDNKNRLGNSDGQRLNDFANPLLSFSRYTESERTKHVHRIHPYKGKFIPQLVEYFLDIHIDEFKKEAYFKKGDIVLDPFCGSGTTLVQSNELNLHAVGIEISPFNALISNIKIGTHPLSEIRKYISDITYKFTDFRKKKNNDFFIENLNRSLSKFNNKYFPSPEYKIKVREGGINEKEYGGQKEKEFLVEYERLVKEYKVEIINKYDYSSFNGKWFLRPVKEEIDFIFGEIQKIENSDVKKVLAAILSRTMRSCRATTHADLATLKEPIVSPYYCKKHGKICKPLLTIKDWWKTYSEDTIQRLEEFQKLKTNTFQLCLCGDSRNLDIYAEVNKKNVLFYEILKNQKIRGIFSSPPYVGLIDYHEQHAYAYELFGFQKKDEMEIGSLSKGSGKKAREAYIKDISDVLINSAKYLQEDYDIFLVANDKYNIYPEIVKLSGMKIVNRFNRPVLNRVEKDRSNIYSETIFHIKQNK, encoded by the coding sequence ATGACCGATAATGTTAATACCTTATTAAATGAAAATAATATTACCGCGCCGGAAAAAAGGTTTCTAAATTTGTCTGAGACAAGCAATTTTGCTTCTGCATATTTAAATAAGCCGGTTTCCGTTTCTAATATTTCATATCTATTGCAATACGGCAGAATTAAAAAATATGGCGATAAAAGAAATATATTGGTAGATGTTTTAGAATTAATAAAATATTATGATTCTTTAAATAATTTTGAATATAAACTTACAACCAAAAATCCTTTAAATTTACAAAATATAACTAAAGATGAATATATTATTAACAGATCAGAAATCAACGAGAATATTGTTAAGAACATCGATAATAAAAATAGATTAGGCAATTCCGACGGTCAGCGTTTGAATGACTTTGCGAATCCGCTATTGTCTTTTTCTCGTTATACAGAATCCGAAAGAACTAAGCATGTTCATAGGATACATCCTTATAAAGGAAAGTTTATACCTCAATTAGTTGAATATTTTCTTGATATCCATATCGACGAATTTAAAAAAGAAGCGTATTTTAAAAAAGGAGATATAGTTCTTGACCCGTTTTGCGGAAGCGGAACTACTTTGGTTCAATCTAACGAATTAAATCTGCATGCCGTTGGAATCGAGATTTCGCCCTTTAATGCTTTAATAAGTAATATAAAGATAGGAACGCATCCTTTGTCTGAAATCAGAAAATATATTTCAGATATAACATATAAATTTACGGATTTTCGAAAGAAGAAAAATAACGATTTTTTTATCGAAAATTTAAATCGTTCTTTATCAAAATTTAATAATAAATATTTCCCTTCACCGGAATATAAAATAAAAGTAAGAGAGGGAGGTATAAACGAAAAGGAATACGGCGGGCAAAAAGAGAAAGAGTTTTTAGTAGAATACGAAAGATTGGTAAAAGAGTATAAAGTCGAGATAATTAACAAGTACGACTATAGCAGTTTTAACGGAAAATGGTTTTTGCGGCCGGTAAAAGAAGAAATAGATTTTATTTTCGGCGAGATTCAAAAGATAGAAAACTCGGACGTAAAAAAAGTATTAGCGGCCATATTAAGCAGAACTATGCGCTCTTGCAGGGCTACGACGCATGCCGACTTAGCAACGTTAAAGGAGCCGATAGTAAGTCCTTATTACTGCAAAAAACACGGTAAAATATGCAAACCTTTATTGACTATAAAAGACTGGTGGAAAACTTATTCCGAAGATACGATACAAAGGCTTGAAGAGTTTCAAAAATTAAAAACGAATACTTTTCAATTATGTTTGTGCGGTGACAGTAGAAATTTGGATATATATGCCGAAGTAAATAAAAAAAATGTTCTTTTTTATGAAATATTAAAAAATCAAAAAATAAGAGGAATCTTTTCAAGTCCGCCTTACGTAGGATTGATAGATTATCATGAACAACATGCTTACGCTTACGAACTGTTCGGCTTTCAAAAAAAAGACGAAATGGAAATAGGCTCGCTTTCTAAAGGTTCTGGTAAAAAAGCCAGAGAAGCTTATATTAAAGATATTTCCGATGTTTTAATTAATTCGGCAAAATACTTGCAGGAAGACTACGATATTTTCTTAGTGGCAAACGATAAATATAACATATACCCTGAAATAGTAAAGTTATCCGGAATGAAAATAGTCAATAGGTTTAACCGTCCGGTACTCAACAGGGTAGAAAAAGATAGGAGTAATATTTATTCAGAAACGATATTTCATATAAAGCAAAATAAGTAA
- the thiS gene encoding sulfur carrier protein ThiS: MKIELNGNEYIVEQNGITIQKLIDELKLNIKSTAVAVNKTIISKNCYAEFTLKENDKIDMVTIAPGG; encoded by the coding sequence ATGAAAATAGAATTAAACGGAAACGAATATATAGTCGAACAAAACGGTATTACGATTCAAAAACTAATCGACGAACTCAAACTTAATATAAAAAGCACTGCCGTTGCAGTAAATAAAACCATAATTTCCAAAAATTGTTACGCAGAATTCACGTTAAAAGAGAACGATAAAATAGACATGGTAACTATAGCTCCAGGAGGATAA